The Pseudoliparis swirei isolate HS2019 ecotype Mariana Trench chromosome 1, NWPU_hadal_v1, whole genome shotgun sequence genome has a window encoding:
- the LOC130195107 gene encoding uncharacterized protein LOC130195107, with the protein MMTGSLAAAGVFASESRVGAVLRNIHPPYHKARCQGARNLNPVPYHAAYVGHKIHMDQNEKIVMFGVTHVLAIDGFSSKIVGQATMPVKNNLTIYNDVYRSAVMEYGMWDQVRVDHGKEFYLTLFMQEKLASHRHNTERPPYLQTPSTKNHRIERIWPEINNRVNYPLKAALVQLVDQEELDMEDQMTRFCVSSLTCQLAQIGVNRTVQAWNAHRIPGRGIPNDLARDGCPKKLSTDLLPNASVAADWYDQEVGSLTRVSDFGTNPFPSSQDQEAAVREFALQCPDTSVLLDNAVNNLPQPFKDGLKGLIDISRRNCQR; encoded by the exons atgatgactgggagtcttgcagctgcaggtgtcttcgcatcagagagtcgtgttggagctgttttgcgcaacattcacccaccttaccataaggcacgatgccag ggagcaaggaacctcaaccctgttccttaccatgcagcctatgtgggtcacaaaatccacatggaccaaaatgagaagattgtcatgtttggcgtgactcatgtgctggcaatagatggcttctccagcaaaattgttggacaagctactatgcctgtaaagaacaacctcaccatctacaatgacgtttacag gagtgcagtaatggaatatgggatgtgggaccaggtcagagtggatcatggaaaggagttctacctcactcttttcatgcaggagaagttggccagccaccgccacaacactgaaaggccaccatatctccaaacaccatcgacaaag aatcacagaatcgagagaatctggccagaaattAACAACCGAGTTAACTACCcgttgaaagctgcattggtccaactggtggatcaggaggagctggacatggaggaccagatgactcggttctgtgtgtcatctttgacatgccagttggcccagatcggtgttaaccgaactgtgcaagcatggaatgcacacaggattcctg ggagggggataccaaatgacttggccagagatggatgcccaaagaagctgtcgacagaccttttgccaaatgcatctgtggctgcagactggtacgaccaggaagtgggctcactaacacgagtgtcagactttggcaccaacccgTTTCCAAGTtcacaggaccaggaagctgcagtgagggaatttgctctgcagtgccctgatacaagtgtcctgctggacaatgcagtgaataatctgccacaaccattcaaagatggactcaaaggcctcatcgacatctcaaggagaaattgtcaacgctga